A region from the Salmo trutta chromosome 40, fSalTru1.1, whole genome shotgun sequence genome encodes:
- the LOC115180425 gene encoding D(4) dopamine receptor-like: protein MVNVTTSPSSNATPEGLTERGLVVLGQREEYDYNYFALVLGVPLILIIILGNVLVCLSVLTERSLKTATNYFIISLSVADLLLAVLVLPLYVYSEFLGGTWTLSTYICDALMTMDVMLCTASILNLCAISVDRYIAVVVPLKYNRNQFSLRQLVLITATWVLSLGVASPVIFGLNQVPGRNPTVCKLENDSFVVYSSVCSFFVPCPVMLFLYYWMFRGLRRWSSGRRRSQLTRGRKRSLSLRLSSALQRENAGVRAGAKEKVVYLMPTALSPMSPSAVSMASPTVALGVEDKQQDGLGAGVAESDPMTTQMDSVSDADPTERPPRQGKILKENGLAHAKATKRGRRNSKSSRVSGRERKAMKVLPVVVGVFLACWTPFFVVHVTNVLCVSCKISPTLISVVTWLGYVNSAVNPIIYTAFNAEFRNVFHKLLCCRA, encoded by the exons ATGGTCAATGTGACGACATCACCCAGCAGCAATGCCACCCCAGAGGGTCTGACTGAGAGGGGGCTGGTGGTCCTGGGCCAGAGGGAAGAGTATGATTACAACTACTTTGCCCTGGTGCTGGGTGTGCCCCTCATCCTGATCATCATCCTGGGCAACGTACTTGTGTGTCTCAGCGTGCTCACTGAGCGCTCCCTGAAGACTGCCACCAACTACTTCATCATCAGCCTATCTGTGGCCGACCTACTGCTGGCTGTACTGGTGCTGCCCCTCTATGTCTACTCTGAg TTCCTGGGTGGTACCTGGACCCTGAGCACATACATCTGTGATGCGCTGATGACCATGGACGTCATGCTGTGCACCGCCTCCATCCTCAACCTATGTGCCATCAGCGTGGACAG GTACATAGCGGTGGTGGTGCCACTGAAGTATAACAGGAACCAGTTCAGCTTgcggcagctggtcctcattacGGCCACCTGGGTTCTCTCCCTGGGCGTCGCCAGTCCCGTCATCTTCGGCCTCAACCAGGTGCCGGGCCGCAACCCCACCGTGTGCAAGCTGGAGAACGACAGCTTCGTGGTCTACTCTTCCGTGTGCTCCTTCTTTGTACCTTGCCCTGTCATGCTCTTCCTGTACTACTGGATGTTCCGGGGGTTGAGACGCTGGAGCTCAGGCAGGAGGCGCTCCCAGCTGACGAGGGGAAGAAAACGGAGCCTGTCCCTGCGCCTCAGCTCCGCCCTGCAGAGGGAGAACGCAGGGGTCAGGGCGGGTGCCAAGGAGAAGGTGGTGTACCTCATGCCCACAGCTCTCAGCCCGATGTCACCGTCGGCTGTATCGATGGCGTCGCCCACGGTGGCTCTGGGGGTGGAGGACAAGCAGCAGGATGGTTTGGGGGCGGGCGTGGCGGAGAGCGACCCCATGACTACCCAGATGGACAGCGTTTCGGACGCGGACCCCACAGAGAGGCCGCCTAGGCAGGGGAAGATCCTGAAGGAGAATGGGCTGGCCCACGCGAAGGCCACCAAGAGGGGGCGCCGCAACAGCAAGAGTAGCAGAGTGAGTGGGAGGGAGCGCAAAGCCATGAAGGTTCTTCCTGTTGTAGTTG GTGTGTTCCTAGCCTGTTGGACACCTTTCTTTGTGGTACATGTGACCAACGTGCTGTGCGTGTCCTGCAAAATCAGCCCCACTCTGATCTCCGTGGTAACGTGGCTGGGCTACGTCAACAGTGCTGTCAACCCCATCATTTACACTGCCTTCAACGCAGAGTTCCGAAATGTCTTTCACAAACTTCTCTGCTGTCGAGCATGA